The proteins below are encoded in one region of Pseudomonas sp. SCB32:
- a CDS encoding AlgP family protein has protein sequence MSANKKPVTTPLHLLQQLSHSLIDHLEDACKQALVDAEKLLAKLEKQRGKAQEKLHNARTKLQDATKAGKAKAQAKAKSAIAELDDALETLKTRQTETRAYIANLKRDVQESLKLAQGVAKVKEAAVKSLTNRKPVAAAKPVAKPAAKPAAKAAAAKPAAAKPAAKPAAKAAAAKPAAKAAAAKPAAKPAAKAAAAKPAAKPAAKPAAAKPAAKPAAKAAAAKPAAKPAAKPAAAKPAAKPAAKAAAAKPAAKPAAKPAAAKPAAKPAAKPAAAKPAAKPAAKPAAAKPAAKPAAKPAAAKPAAKPAAKPAAAKPVAAKPAAPVAPAAPAAQPTAPAAAPAASATPAPAAPASNTTSSAS, from the coding sequence ATGTCGGCCAACAAGAAACCTGTCACTACCCCTTTGCACCTGTTGCAGCAGTTGTCCCACAGCCTGATCGATCACCTCGAAGATGCCTGCAAGCAGGCCCTCGTCGACGCCGAGAAGCTCCTCGCCAAGCTCGAGAAACAACGCGGCAAGGCACAAGAGAAGCTGCACAACGCACGCACCAAACTGCAGGATGCCACCAAGGCAGGTAAGGCCAAGGCACAGGCCAAGGCGAAGTCCGCCATCGCCGAGCTGGACGATGCGCTGGAAACCCTGAAGACCCGCCAGACCGAAACCCGTGCCTACATCGCCAACCTCAAGCGCGATGTGCAGGAGAGCCTGAAACTCGCCCAGGGCGTGGCCAAGGTGAAGGAAGCTGCAGTCAAGTCCCTGACCAACCGCAAGCCGGTCGCTGCTGCCAAACCGGTTGCCAAGCCCGCCGCTAAACCGGCTGCCAAGGCTGCTGCAGCCAAGCCCGCCGCTGCGAAGCCTGCCGCCAAGCCGGCTGCCAAAGCTGCCGCTGCGAAGCCCGCTGCCAAAGCCGCTGCTGCCAAGCCTGCCGCTAAACCGGCTGCCAAAGCCGCCGCCGCGAAGCCTGCCGCTAAACCGGCCGCGAAGCCTGCTGCTGCCAAGCCTGCCGCTAAACCGGCTGCCAAAGCTGCCGCCGCGAAGCCTGCCGCTAAACCGGCCGCGAAGCCTGCTGCTGCCAAGCCTGCCGCTAAACCGGCTGCCAAAGCTGCCGCCGCGAAGCCTGCCGCTAAACCGGCCGCGAAGCCTGCTGCTGCCAAGCCCGCCGCTAAACCGGCCGCGAAGCCCGCTGCTGCCAAGCCCGCCGCTAAGCCGGCCGCCAAGCCTGCTGCTGCCAAGCCTGCCGCCAAACCGGCTGCCAAGCCTGCTGCTGCCAAGCCGGCCGCCAAACCGGCCGCCAAGCCCGCTGCTGCCAAACCAGTTGCCGCCAAGCCGGCCGCTCCGGTAGCACCTGCCGCGCCGGCTGCTCAGCCGACTGCTCCGGCCGCAGCTCCTGCTGCCAGCGCCACTCCGGCACCGGCCGCTCCGGCCAGCAACACCACCTCCAGCGCCTCCTAA
- a CDS encoding ATP-binding cassette domain-containing protein gives MIRLQNLTLQRGPQRLLEGAELTLHAGQKVGLIGANGAGKSSLFALLRGQLGQDSGDCYLPADWRIAHMRQEVDTLDRLAVDYVLDGDVHLRKIQADLVAAEEAHDGTALARLHSELDSADGYTADARARKLLAGLGFTPEQMDRRVGDFSGGWRMRLNLAQALMCPSELLLLDEPTNHLDLDAILWLEEWLKGYPGTLLLISHDRDFLDAVVDNIAHLEQRKLTLYRGGYSAFERTRAERLAQQQQAYEKQQAQRAHMEKYIARFRAQATKARQAQSRIKALERLEELAPAHIDSPFDFAFRESDKISSPLLNLSEARLGYGDKTVLEKVKLQLVPGARIGLLGPNGAGKSTLIKTLSGDLSLLSGELGRGENLAIGYFAQHQLDSLDPKASPLLHLARIAPAEREQTLRDFLGGFDFRGERCDEPVVNFSGGEKARLALALIAWQKPNLLLLDEPTNHLDLEMRLALTLALQEFSGAVVVVSHDRHLLKSTTDEFLLVADGRIQEFDGDLDDYARWLVDFRARQTPSAPAAPAGDKTDKRAQRQAAAALRQQLAPHKREADKLEKELGKVHEQLAELEERLGDSALYEASRKDELRDLLARQATLKTRESELEEDWLMALETLEELQRQLEDSE, from the coding sequence ATGATTCGACTACAAAATCTTACGCTACAGCGTGGCCCCCAGCGCTTGCTGGAAGGTGCCGAACTCACCCTGCACGCCGGACAGAAAGTCGGCCTGATCGGCGCCAACGGCGCCGGCAAGTCGAGCCTGTTTGCCCTGCTGCGCGGCCAGCTCGGCCAGGACTCCGGCGACTGCTACCTGCCGGCGGACTGGCGCATCGCGCACATGCGCCAGGAGGTCGATACCCTCGACCGCCTCGCCGTCGACTACGTGCTCGACGGCGACGTGCACCTGCGCAAGATCCAGGCGGACCTCGTCGCGGCCGAAGAGGCCCACGATGGCACCGCCCTGGCGCGCCTGCACAGCGAACTGGACAGCGCCGACGGATACACCGCCGACGCCCGCGCGCGCAAGCTGCTGGCGGGCCTGGGCTTCACCCCCGAGCAGATGGATCGCCGCGTTGGCGACTTCTCCGGTGGCTGGCGGATGCGCCTGAACCTGGCGCAGGCGCTGATGTGCCCGTCCGAACTGCTGCTGCTCGACGAACCGACCAACCACCTCGATCTCGACGCCATCCTCTGGCTGGAAGAGTGGCTCAAGGGCTACCCGGGCACGCTGCTGCTGATCTCCCACGACCGCGATTTCCTCGACGCCGTGGTGGACAACATCGCCCACCTCGAACAGCGCAAGCTGACCCTGTATCGGGGCGGCTACTCGGCCTTCGAGCGCACCCGCGCCGAACGTCTCGCCCAGCAGCAACAGGCGTACGAGAAGCAGCAGGCGCAGCGCGCGCACATGGAAAAGTACATTGCCCGCTTCCGCGCCCAGGCCACCAAAGCCCGCCAGGCGCAGAGCCGGATCAAGGCGCTGGAGCGACTCGAAGAGCTGGCGCCGGCCCACATCGATTCGCCGTTCGACTTCGCCTTCCGCGAGTCCGACAAGATTTCCAGCCCGCTGCTCAACCTCTCCGAAGCCCGCCTGGGCTACGGCGACAAGACCGTGCTGGAGAAGGTCAAGCTGCAGCTGGTGCCTGGCGCGCGCATCGGCCTGCTCGGCCCCAACGGCGCGGGCAAGTCGACCCTGATCAAGACCCTGTCCGGCGATCTGTCGCTGCTCTCCGGCGAGCTCGGTCGTGGCGAGAACCTCGCCATCGGCTATTTTGCCCAGCATCAGCTCGACTCGCTGGACCCCAAGGCAAGCCCGCTGCTGCACCTGGCTCGCATCGCCCCAGCCGAGCGCGAGCAGACCCTGCGCGACTTCCTCGGTGGCTTCGACTTCCGCGGCGAGCGCTGCGACGAGCCGGTCGTGAATTTCTCCGGTGGCGAGAAGGCGCGCCTGGCCCTGGCGCTGATCGCCTGGCAGAAGCCCAACCTGTTGCTGCTCGACGAACCGACCAACCACCTCGACCTGGAAATGCGCCTGGCGCTGACCCTGGCGCTGCAGGAATTCTCCGGCGCCGTGGTGGTGGTGTCCCACGATCGTCACCTGCTCAAGAGCACCACCGACGAATTCCTGCTGGTGGCCGACGGGCGCATCCAGGAATTCGACGGCGACCTCGACGACTATGCCCGCTGGCTGGTGGATTTCCGTGCCCGCCAGACGCCGTCTGCGCCTGCAGCACCGGCAGGCGACAAGACCGACAAGCGCGCCCAGCGCCAGGCCGCCGCCGCCCTGCGCCAGCAGCTCGCCCCGCACAAGCGCGAGGCGGACAAGCTGGAGAAGGAGCTGGGCAAGGTCCACGAACAGCTTGCCGAACTGGAAGAGCGCCTGGGCGACAGCGCGCTCTACGAGGCCTCGCGCAAGGACGAACTGCGCGACCTGCTGGCTCGCCAGGCGACTCTCAAGACCCGTGAAAGCGAGCTGGAAGAGGACTGGCTGATGGCGCTGGAAACCCTCGAGGAATTGCAGCGCCAGCTCGAGGACAGCGAGTAA
- a CDS encoding FKBP-type peptidyl-prolyl cis-trans isomerase: MLRLAPLCLLLAPLMVSAAPPKDELAYSLGVQLGERLHQEVPGIAIGDLLEGLRQSYRGEPLALPPERMASVLDAHDQQQNASAPEESADAQRAAEMRFLVNEKARYGIHELPGGVLISELKAGHGESNPQLREARVNYSGSLADGSPFDASTSPQWFRLDAVIPGWRTALQAMPVGARWRVVVPSAQAYGADGAGDLIPPYAALVFEIELLESR, from the coding sequence ATGCTTCGTCTTGCTCCGCTCTGCTTGCTGCTCGCCCCTCTGATGGTGAGCGCCGCACCACCCAAGGACGAACTGGCGTACAGCCTAGGCGTGCAACTGGGCGAACGACTGCACCAGGAGGTGCCCGGCATCGCCATCGGCGACCTGCTGGAAGGCCTGCGCCAGAGCTATCGCGGCGAGCCACTGGCGCTGCCGCCCGAGCGCATGGCGAGCGTGCTCGACGCCCATGATCAGCAGCAGAATGCCTCTGCACCTGAGGAATCCGCCGACGCCCAAAGGGCTGCGGAGATGCGTTTTCTCGTCAATGAAAAGGCTCGCTACGGCATCCATGAATTGCCGGGCGGCGTACTGATCAGCGAGTTGAAAGCAGGGCATGGCGAGAGCAATCCGCAGCTGCGCGAAGCACGGGTGAACTACAGCGGCAGCCTGGCGGACGGCAGCCCGTTCGACGCCAGTACCTCGCCGCAATGGTTCCGTCTCGACGCAGTCATTCCCGGTTGGCGCACGGCGCTGCAAGCGATGCCGGTGGGCGCGCGCTGGAGAGTGGTGGTGCCTTCGGCACAGGCGTATGGCGCCGACGGGGCCGGCGACCTGATTCCGCCCTACGCAGCTTTGGTTTTCGAGATCGAACTGCTGGAGAGTCGCTGA
- a CDS encoding disulfide bond formation protein B encodes MNLASPRSLFFLAFLACAAMLGTGFYLQYVVGLEPCPLCILQRIFFAGAGLFALIAGLHGRGPRVYSVLILLCSLAGAGTAGRQIWLQTLPPDQLPACLPPLDYMLESMPYTKIIYTMFHGSADCAEISWTLLSLSIPEWSLLAFIGFSLFAILQFFRRG; translated from the coding sequence ATGAACCTGGCCAGCCCTCGTTCCCTGTTCTTCCTTGCCTTCCTCGCCTGCGCCGCCATGCTCGGCACCGGCTTCTACCTGCAATACGTGGTCGGGCTGGAGCCGTGCCCGTTGTGCATCCTGCAGCGCATCTTCTTTGCTGGCGCCGGGCTCTTCGCGCTGATCGCCGGGCTGCATGGCCGCGGCCCTCGCGTGTACTCGGTGCTGATCCTGCTCTGCTCGCTGGCCGGTGCCGGCACCGCGGGCCGCCAGATCTGGCTGCAGACCCTGCCGCCGGATCAGCTGCCGGCCTGTCTGCCGCCGCTGGATTACATGCTGGAAAGCATGCCCTACACCAAGATCATCTACACGATGTTCCACGGTTCGGCCGATTGCGCCGAGATCAGCTGGACCCTGCTCAGCCTGAGCATCCCGGAGTGGAGCCTGCTCGCCTTCATCGGCTTCTCGCTGTTCGCCATCCTCCAGTTCTTCCGCCGCGGCTGA
- a CDS encoding uroporphyrinogen-III C-methyltransferase — translation MSEAVTPQETPTPTNPAREPAPRKGGTGIALLALLVGAAGLAAGGWGVWQVQQLKAAEQQRAAQLEDARGQAQSVQNSNSQLSKRLDALPTADELEARRRLVVELQGDQQQLSKQLKQVLGQSRQQWRLAEAEHLLRLAALRLSALQDIDSATELVQGADDILRMQNDPGAFAARAQLAKSLEALRSLPRPDRTGLFLQLGALRDQAAQLQPLNPAFKADENGTAASIAWGDGSGTWDQWWERISRYVRIDFNAGQDIRPLLSGQQLDRVRLALNLALEQAQWAALNGKQEVYQQSLKQARQIVGDFFNADLADSRALVARLEELSGQAVTVQAPDLGPALSSLQAYLSRRDAAAAQQEGVTPDAGTQP, via the coding sequence GTGAGCGAAGCCGTCACTCCCCAAGAGACTCCCACTCCGACCAATCCGGCCCGTGAGCCTGCGCCGCGTAAAGGCGGCACCGGCATTGCCCTGCTGGCCCTGCTGGTCGGCGCCGCCGGCCTTGCCGCGGGCGGCTGGGGTGTCTGGCAAGTCCAGCAGCTGAAGGCTGCCGAGCAGCAGCGTGCAGCCCAACTGGAGGATGCGCGCGGTCAGGCGCAGAGCGTGCAGAACAGCAACAGCCAGCTGAGCAAGCGCCTGGATGCCCTGCCGACCGCCGATGAACTCGAAGCCCGCCGCCGTCTGGTGGTGGAGCTGCAGGGCGACCAGCAGCAGCTGTCCAAGCAGCTCAAGCAGGTGCTGGGCCAGAGCCGCCAGCAGTGGCGCCTCGCCGAAGCCGAGCACCTGCTGCGTCTGGCCGCGCTGCGCCTGTCCGCGCTGCAGGATATCGACAGCGCGACCGAGTTGGTGCAGGGCGCCGATGACATCCTGCGCATGCAGAACGATCCGGGTGCCTTCGCCGCCCGTGCGCAGCTGGCCAAGAGCCTGGAAGCGCTGCGCAGCCTGCCGCGTCCGGATCGCACCGGCCTGTTCCTGCAACTGGGTGCCCTGCGTGACCAGGCCGCACAGCTGCAACCGCTCAATCCGGCGTTCAAGGCCGATGAGAACGGCACCGCCGCGAGCATCGCCTGGGGCGATGGCAGCGGCACCTGGGACCAGTGGTGGGAGCGCATCTCCCGCTACGTCCGTATCGATTTCAATGCCGGCCAGGACATCCGTCCGCTGCTCTCCGGTCAGCAGCTCGATCGAGTGCGCCTGGCACTGAACCTTGCGCTGGAGCAGGCGCAGTGGGCCGCCCTGAACGGCAAGCAGGAGGTCTACCAGCAGTCGCTGAAACAGGCCCGGCAGATCGTCGGCGATTTCTTCAATGCCGATCTCGCCGACAGCCGTGCCCTGGTCGCGCGCCTCGAGGAGCTGAGCGGCCAGGCAGTCACCGTGCAGGCGCCGGACCTGGGCCCGGCCCTTAGCTCGCTGCAGGCCTACCTCTCCCGTCGCGACGCCGCTGCCGCGCAGCAGGAAGGCGTCACGCCTGACGCGGGGACCCAGCCATGA
- a CDS encoding TIGR02444 family protein — translation MSDDVWSYALKLYAREGIKAACLSLQEGGADVCLLLASAWLGSSGVAFEDARMNALECTARDWREVVVVPLRSLRQHWRELARQDASLASLRERLKQLELDAEKVLLERLESRAKDWPRGVAEDLARWLEAAAGDAGSLRRDARDTLRIAASLS, via the coding sequence ATGTCTGATGATGTCTGGTCGTATGCACTGAAACTCTACGCCCGCGAGGGGATCAAGGCGGCTTGCCTGTCGCTGCAGGAAGGCGGCGCGGACGTCTGCCTGCTGCTCGCATCAGCCTGGCTGGGAAGCTCCGGGGTGGCCTTCGAGGACGCACGAATGAACGCGTTGGAATGCACGGCGCGGGACTGGCGCGAGGTCGTGGTGGTACCGCTGCGATCGCTGCGTCAGCACTGGCGAGAACTGGCTCGGCAGGATGCATCCCTGGCATCGCTGCGGGAGCGGCTCAAGCAACTCGAACTGGATGCGGAGAAAGTACTGCTGGAGCGCTTGGAGAGCCGGGCGAAGGATTGGCCGCGAGGTGTAGCGGAAGACTTGGCGCGCTGGCTGGAAGCAGCGGCGGGTGACGCGGGAAGCTTGCGCCGCGATGCGCGGGATACCCTGCGCATCGCGGCGAGCCTCTCCTGA
- a CDS encoding heme biosynthesis HemY N-terminal domain-containing protein, translated as MSRVYVLILAVVLAATLIGLAVAEQSGYVLIAYKSFRYESSLWTFLALLVVLWAVYLALRVVLRLLGVSGRVVNPWSRFNRRRRSLLAEENGQRDLAEGHWQQALRHLRRAAELSERPLPHFLGAARAANELGKTEECDELLDHALKREPSAELAVGLTRAQLLINRGDVSQARGVLDKLHQDQPRHPTVLRLLQQLYVSLHDWQALCVLLPELRKERVLQNAELADLERRSWIASLGEAGEQGVGQGESSLQPLTQRWQNAPANLRAQPPLVAAYAEQLLRLGAPEEAEEVLRKALKEGYDSRLVHLYGRARGRDGAHQLKTAESWLKQQGDDPELLLTLGRLSLQNKLWGKAREYLEASLARQRSAETCAEFARLLAQLGEVERSNQLFQEGLGLLVPSAPLPVAVRA; from the coding sequence ATGAGCCGCGTCTATGTGCTGATCCTGGCTGTCGTGCTCGCCGCCACTCTGATCGGGCTGGCCGTTGCCGAGCAGTCGGGCTACGTGCTGATCGCCTACAAGAGCTTCCGTTACGAATCCAGCCTGTGGACCTTCCTTGCGCTGTTGGTGGTGCTCTGGGCGGTATACCTGGCCCTGCGCGTGGTGTTGCGCCTGTTGGGTGTTTCCGGGCGGGTGGTCAATCCCTGGTCGCGCTTCAACCGTCGCCGCCGTTCGCTGCTGGCCGAGGAGAACGGCCAGCGTGATCTCGCCGAAGGCCACTGGCAGCAGGCGCTGCGTCACCTGCGCCGTGCCGCCGAGCTGAGCGAGCGTCCGCTGCCGCACTTCCTGGGCGCCGCCCGTGCAGCCAACGAGCTGGGCAAGACCGAAGAATGCGATGAGCTGCTCGATCATGCCCTGAAACGTGAGCCAAGCGCCGAGCTGGCCGTGGGCCTGACCCGCGCCCAGCTGCTGATCAACCGTGGCGACGTCAGTCAGGCTCGCGGCGTGCTGGACAAGCTGCACCAGGACCAACCGCGCCATCCCACCGTGCTGCGCCTGCTCCAGCAGTTGTACGTCAGCCTGCACGACTGGCAGGCGCTCTGCGTGTTGCTGCCTGAGCTGCGCAAGGAGCGTGTGCTGCAGAACGCCGAGCTGGCCGACCTTGAGCGCCGCAGCTGGATCGCTTCATTGGGCGAGGCCGGTGAGCAGGGCGTGGGTCAGGGCGAGAGCAGCCTGCAACCGCTGACCCAGCGCTGGCAGAACGCGCCGGCAAATCTGCGCGCGCAGCCGCCGCTGGTGGCTGCGTACGCCGAGCAGTTGCTGCGCCTGGGCGCGCCGGAAGAGGCCGAAGAGGTGCTGCGCAAGGCGCTCAAGGAAGGCTACGACAGTCGCCTGGTGCACCTGTACGGCCGTGCCCGTGGCCGCGATGGGGCGCATCAGCTGAAGACCGCCGAAAGCTGGCTGAAGCAGCAAGGGGACGATCCCGAGCTGCTGCTCACCCTGGGGCGCCTGAGCCTGCAGAACAAGCTGTGGGGCAAGGCGCGCGAGTACCTGGAGGCCAGCCTCGCCCGCCAGCGCAGCGCGGAAACGTGCGCCGAATTCGCGCGCCTGCTGGCGCAACTGGGCGAGGTGGAGCGCAGCAACCAGCTGTTCCAGGAAGGCCTGGGCCTGCTGGTGCCGTCGGCCCCACTGCCGGTGGCGGTTCGGGCCTGA
- a CDS encoding sorbosone dehydrogenase family protein, with translation MRRPLPIFALLCLISPPANSDSVLDHIRLPVGFHISLLTDQVPGARTMTWGDAGTLFVGSMGAGKVYAVRPDGRVSIVAENLQMPVGVAFRAGDLYVSAVSRVVVLRAIEKRLDAPPKPETLPAQFPSETAHGWKFIAFGPDGKLYVPVGAPCNICRPDRQRYANLQRMNTDGSAREVVAYGVRNTVGFTWHPQTHQLWFTDNGRDLLGDDLPSDELNKLSRTGEDFGFPDCHQGDLADPVEGKTPCSAFTPPVAKLGPHVVSLGLRFYTGDQFPPEYRNNLFIAEHGSWNRSRKIGYRVARVELNADGSLKRQSVFAEGWLAADETVLGRPVDVLVAPDGALLVSDDQNGAIYRITYAKP, from the coding sequence ATGCGTCGTCCGCTGCCGATTTTTGCGCTGTTGTGCCTGATCAGCCCGCCAGCCAATTCGGACAGCGTCCTGGATCATATCCGACTGCCAGTGGGCTTTCACATCAGCCTGCTCACCGACCAGGTGCCCGGCGCACGCACCATGACCTGGGGGGATGCGGGCACCCTGTTCGTCGGCAGCATGGGCGCCGGCAAGGTCTACGCAGTGCGTCCGGATGGCCGCGTCTCGATCGTAGCGGAGAATCTGCAGATGCCGGTGGGCGTTGCCTTCCGTGCGGGCGACCTGTACGTCTCGGCCGTCAGCCGCGTCGTCGTGTTGCGCGCCATCGAGAAGCGCCTCGACGCACCGCCCAAGCCCGAGACGCTGCCCGCGCAGTTCCCTTCCGAGACGGCGCACGGCTGGAAATTCATCGCATTCGGGCCCGACGGCAAGCTCTATGTCCCGGTGGGCGCGCCCTGCAACATCTGCCGTCCGGACCGCCAGCGCTACGCCAACCTGCAACGCATGAACACCGATGGCAGCGCCCGCGAAGTGGTCGCCTACGGCGTCCGCAACACCGTCGGCTTCACCTGGCACCCACAGACGCATCAGCTCTGGTTCACCGACAACGGCCGCGATTTGCTCGGCGATGACCTGCCCAGCGACGAGCTGAACAAGCTCAGCCGGACCGGCGAGGACTTCGGCTTCCCCGACTGTCACCAAGGCGACCTTGCCGATCCCGTGGAAGGCAAGACGCCCTGCTCCGCCTTCACCCCGCCGGTGGCCAAGCTGGGTCCCCATGTGGTGTCGCTCGGGCTGCGTTTCTACACCGGGGACCAGTTCCCGCCGGAGTATCGCAACAACCTGTTCATCGCCGAGCACGGTTCCTGGAACCGCAGCCGGAAGATCGGCTATCGCGTGGCGCGTGTGGAGCTCAACGCCGACGGCTCGCTCAAGCGCCAGAGCGTATTCGCCGAAGGCTGGCTGGCCGCTGACGAGACGGTTCTCGGCCGTCCGGTCGACGTGCTGGTGGCGCCCGACGGCGCGCTGCTGGTGAGCGACGACCAGAACGGGGCGATCTACCGCATCACCTACGCCAAGCCCTGA
- the rsd gene encoding sigma D regulator: protein MLESCRNAQERWGGVHQLIDRWLRDRHELVRAFDSLDGVQAPKTNAESLQSFCQLLLDYVSAGHFEVYEQLMNEAQAFGDTRGLELAKQIYPRLETITANALNFNDRCDNGDCREGTCLTSELKSLRQQLHERFELEDCLIEVLHNAHEQKVATA, encoded by the coding sequence ATGCTCGAGAGCTGCCGTAATGCCCAGGAACGTTGGGGAGGCGTACACCAGCTGATCGACCGCTGGCTGCGGGATCGACATGAATTGGTCCGGGCATTCGATTCCCTGGACGGTGTCCAGGCGCCGAAGACCAACGCCGAGTCCCTGCAGAGCTTTTGCCAGCTCCTGCTCGACTATGTGTCGGCAGGGCACTTCGAAGTCTACGAACAGCTGATGAACGAAGCGCAGGCCTTCGGTGATACCCGAGGTCTGGAACTGGCCAAGCAGATCTACCCCCGTCTCGAAACCATCACCGCCAATGCACTCAACTTCAACGACCGCTGCGACAACGGCGATTGCCGCGAAGGCACCTGCCTGACCAGCGAGTTGAAGAGTCTGCGCCAGCAACTGCACGAACGCTTCGAACTGGAGGATTGCCTGATCGAGGTGCTGCACAACGCCCACGAACAGAAGGTCGCCACGGCCTGA